One part of the Enterococcus sp. DIV1094 genome encodes these proteins:
- a CDS encoding isopeptide-forming domain-containing fimbrial protein — MKKVYRVPLNYLAVVMLLVANLLPVTSVFAEGVAPPKENVFDSERLYVKADTETNAENQQLVDVHYEVTNTSTTPINQLIIHQKNENDTPVKFDEQTLKNEQKVVESTDPIVSFEKMEKEKGTQLRIATLQPNETRKLSITGEQTNRSETQLLAEIKEAENKLGEVKLNFPRKELATTSSTSIPIQESTAQSEPSKSSISNQPIQESTKETTSESESIVQTEETQTEESQSTSEEAEDPDPGLPQAAMPQGPRLAPTPGRGFDKPIYNSVHKGELFSTGNTNLKILDEKEYRANIFLNTKAPSSGYAINNFVLEFADVDGDPTTYNSSRAYIDLDGAKEIAWAGLFWSSSRYKGPAFGTNLSDEEISAPVKFTTPNGTSQRVAPQYYHRIDQDKTDPGQYFGYNNTGFSNYADVTSIIQGDGSGTGGYTLADIPMTKNLNQKSQYYNFSGWSLFVVTKDQAKHSRAFNVYYGARGNKANTNNEFVMKDFITAKQGKLDPIVTWFTVQGDKFFTGDNAQIKNSAGDYINIINTINPVGNVMNATVSDNDKHMVDKYPGQFNPGHPNFLDIDIDRLSLPEGLIKNGQNQISFRTTSVGDDFSTNAVGFSVNAEIPELEVKKEIMNPKETYKIGDTVTYRVHVKNTKENSEAVNTLSKDVLDSRLDYVPGSLSVVSGPNAGKKTDASGDDQAEYTSANRTMTVRVGEGANATNGGSYKGTTAETVYEFQAKINNTAVAEQLIPNRATVQGTDAATNTALENQSNVVEVKVEKEELPGKLESTKTVNNQSPKIGEEIDYTINFKNTVENGVLNQVTITDSLPKGLTYVENSIASSGNEPKPTSLTVENGKITAVYPRIADTATRSITFKVRVNEEAVAGQAIINKAIVDDGVNPPIEPEVPVTPVETPGELESTKIVNNQSPKLGEEIEYRITFRNKITNGVLNKVTVTDTLPKGLTYVEGSLTSQGDDPQPTNLTAKDGTITAEYGKISDMKTRTIIFRVKVNEQAKVGETIVNKATIDDGTNPPDEPETPVTPEETPGVLESNKSVNDQSPKLGDEIEYRITFRNKVTNGVLKQVTIKDTLPKGLTYIEGSLTSEGDDPKPTNLSYEDGTITAEYGKISDTKTRTIVFRVKVNEQAKVGETIVNKATIDDGTNPPDEPETPVTPEETPGVLESTKIVNHQSPRIGEEIEYRITFRNKIQNGVLKQVTVTDNLPKGLTYVEGSLTSEGDDPQPTKLVIENGKLTAEYGKISDTKSRTIMFRVKVNEEAKVGETIVNKATIDDGTNPPDEPEIPVTPEETPGELESTKTVNNQSPKIGDEIEYRITFRNKIQNGVLKKVAVTDNLPKGLTYVEGSLKNEGDDPQPTSLEYKDGRSRQNMARSVIQKSARSSLECQSMSKQKLVKQSSIKQHSMMVRIRQTNQKRQSHQ; from the coding sequence ATGAAAAAAGTGTATAGAGTTCCATTGAATTATTTAGCTGTTGTTATGTTGTTGGTAGCTAATCTGTTGCCTGTTACGAGTGTGTTTGCAGAAGGCGTAGCACCGCCTAAAGAAAATGTGTTTGACTCTGAAAGGCTTTATGTCAAAGCAGATACTGAAACAAATGCAGAAAATCAGCAATTAGTAGATGTTCATTATGAGGTGACGAACACAAGTACGACACCCATCAACCAGTTGATCATTCATCAAAAAAATGAAAACGATACACCTGTTAAATTTGATGAGCAAACACTAAAAAATGAACAGAAGGTAGTTGAATCGACTGATCCAATCGTATCGTTTGAAAAGATGGAAAAAGAAAAGGGGACGCAATTACGAATTGCTACGCTTCAACCAAATGAAACAAGAAAACTTTCCATTACCGGGGAACAAACGAATCGATCTGAGACTCAACTATTGGCGGAAATCAAAGAAGCAGAAAACAAATTAGGTGAGGTCAAGCTCAACTTTCCCAGAAAAGAACTTGCCACAACGAGTAGTACCTCTATACCCATACAAGAATCTACCGCACAATCAGAACCATCAAAATCATCAATATCCAATCAACCGATCCAAGAATCAACCAAAGAAACCACGTCAGAATCAGAATCGATTGTGCAAACAGAAGAAACACAAACAGAAGAATCACAGTCAACAAGTGAAGAAGCAGAGGACCCCGATCCTGGATTACCTCAGGCAGCTATGCCTCAAGGCCCTCGACTTGCACCAACACCAGGACGAGGCTTCGATAAACCAATCTATAATAGCGTGCACAAAGGAGAACTTTTTTCTACAGGAAATACTAATTTAAAAATTCTTGATGAAAAAGAGTATCGAGCTAATATTTTTTTGAATACTAAAGCGCCTAGCAGTGGCTATGCAATCAATAACTTTGTTTTAGAATTTGCTGATGTAGATGGCGACCCGACAACTTATAATTCTAGTCGCGCATATATCGATCTAGATGGTGCGAAAGAGATTGCTTGGGCGGGGTTATTTTGGAGTTCTTCTCGTTATAAAGGCCCTGCATTTGGCACCAATCTTTCGGATGAAGAAATCAGTGCCCCAGTCAAATTTACTACGCCAAATGGCACATCACAAAGAGTTGCACCCCAGTATTATCATCGAATTGACCAAGATAAAACTGATCCTGGACAATACTTTGGCTATAACAATACAGGTTTTTCGAATTATGCAGATGTCACATCGATCATTCAAGGCGATGGCAGTGGAACTGGTGGCTATACCTTAGCTGATATCCCTATGACAAAAAACCTAAACCAGAAATCTCAATACTACAATTTCAGTGGTTGGAGTCTATTCGTCGTAACAAAAGATCAAGCAAAACATTCTCGAGCATTCAATGTATACTACGGTGCTAGAGGAAATAAAGCGAATACCAACAATGAGTTTGTTATGAAAGACTTTATTACAGCCAAACAAGGAAAACTAGACCCTATTGTCACCTGGTTCACTGTACAAGGGGATAAATTTTTTACTGGTGACAACGCGCAAATCAAAAACAGCGCAGGTGACTATATCAATATCATCAACACAATCAATCCAGTAGGAAATGTCATGAATGCCACAGTGTCGGATAATGATAAGCATATGGTTGACAAGTATCCCGGTCAATTCAATCCAGGACATCCGAACTTTTTAGATATCGATATCGATCGTCTTTCTCTACCCGAAGGACTGATCAAAAATGGCCAAAATCAAATCAGTTTCCGAACGACTAGTGTGGGGGATGACTTCTCCACGAATGCTGTCGGTTTCTCTGTGAATGCTGAAATTCCTGAGCTAGAAGTCAAAAAAGAAATCATGAATCCTAAAGAGACCTACAAAATCGGCGATACAGTTACGTATCGTGTGCATGTGAAAAACACAAAGGAAAATTCAGAAGCTGTCAATACATTGTCTAAAGACGTGTTAGATAGCCGTTTGGATTATGTTCCTGGCTCTTTGTCAGTCGTTAGTGGGCCAAATGCTGGTAAAAAAACAGATGCCTCTGGCGATGATCAAGCGGAATATACGTCAGCTAACCGAACAATGACTGTTCGTGTTGGTGAAGGCGCTAATGCAACCAACGGCGGTAGCTACAAAGGAACGACTGCTGAAACAGTGTATGAATTCCAAGCGAAAATCAATAATACAGCCGTTGCCGAGCAATTGATCCCTAATCGCGCAACTGTGCAAGGAACAGATGCAGCAACGAATACAGCACTTGAGAATCAATCAAATGTTGTTGAAGTAAAAGTAGAAAAAGAAGAGTTGCCAGGAAAGCTTGAAAGTACAAAAACAGTCAATAATCAATCACCGAAAATTGGCGAAGAAATTGACTATACGATCAACTTTAAGAATACGGTAGAAAATGGTGTTCTGAATCAAGTCACGATCACGGATAGTTTACCTAAAGGCTTGACGTATGTGGAAAATAGCATCGCAAGTAGCGGCAATGAACCTAAACCAACGTCACTGACTGTTGAAAATGGAAAAATAACTGCTGTATATCCAAGAATCGCTGATACAGCTACACGATCCATTACGTTTAAAGTACGTGTAAATGAAGAAGCTGTTGCAGGACAAGCAATCATCAATAAAGCAATCGTTGACGATGGTGTAAATCCACCGATTGAACCAGAAGTTCCTGTCACACCTGTAGAAACACCAGGAGAATTAGAAAGTACGAAAATAGTGAATAACCAATCGCCAAAACTTGGCGAGGAAATCGAATACCGCATCACGTTCCGCAATAAAATAACTAACGGCGTTTTAAACAAAGTGACGGTAACGGATACTTTACCAAAAGGCTTGACGTATGTAGAAGGCAGCTTAACGAGTCAAGGGGACGATCCCCAGCCAACAAATCTAACTGCTAAAGACGGTACAATCACCGCTGAATATGGCAAGATCAGCGATATGAAAACCCGCACGATCATCTTTAGAGTAAAGGTCAATGAGCAAGCGAAAGTTGGCGAAACGATCGTCAATAAAGCGACGATCGATGATGGCACGAATCCGCCAGATGAACCAGAAACGCCAGTGACACCGGAAGAAACACCAGGTGTATTGGAAAGCAACAAGTCAGTGAATGATCAATCACCAAAACTAGGAGATGAGATCGAATATCGTATTACGTTCCGTAATAAAGTCACAAATGGTGTCTTGAAACAAGTCACGATCAAAGATACTTTACCAAAAGGTTTAACGTATATCGAAGGTAGTTTGACCAGTGAGGGCGATGATCCGAAACCGACAAATCTAAGTTATGAAGACGGTACGATCACTGCTGAATATGGCAAAATCAGTGATACGAAAACCCGTACGATCGTCTTTAGAGTAAAAGTCAATGAGCAAGCGAAGGTTGGCGAAACGATCGTCAATAAAGCAACGATCGATGACGGTACGAATCCGCCAGATGAACCAGAAACGCCGGTGACACCGGAAGAAACACCAGGTGTATTGGAAAGCACGAAAATAGTGAATCATCAATCACCAAGAATCGGTGAGGAGATCGAATACCGTATCACGTTCCGCAATAAAATCCAAAATGGCGTCTTGAAGCAAGTCACGGTAACCGATAACTTACCAAAAGGCTTGACGTATGTCGAAGGTAGTTTGACCAGCGAAGGGGACGATCCGCAACCGACGAAGTTAGTGATAGAAAACGGAAAATTGACAGCAGAGTATGGCAAGATTTCTGATACGAAGTCTCGTACGATCATGTTTAGAGTAAAAGTAAACGAAGAAGCGAAGGTCGGTGAAACGATCGTCAATAAAGCAACGATCGATGATGGCACGAACCCACCGGATGAGCCGGAAATCCCTGTCACACCGGAAGAAACACCAGGAGAATTAGAAAGTACGAAAACAGTCAATAACCAATCGCCAAAAATCGGTGATGAAATCGAGTACCGTATCACCTTCCGTAATAAGATCCAAAACGGCGTCTTGAAGAAAGTCGCAGTGACAGATAACTTGCCTAAGGGATTGACGTATGTTGAAGGTAGCTTAAAAAATGAAGGCGACGATCCGCAACCGACGAGTCTAGAGTATAAAGACGGGAGATCACGGCAAAATATGGCAAGATCAGTGATACAAAAATCCGCACGATCATCTTTAGAGTGTCAGTCAATGAGCAAGCAAAAGTTGGTGAAACAATCATCAATAAAGCAACACTCGATGATGGTACGAATCCGCCAGACGAACCAGAAACGCCAGTCACACCAGTAG